CGCCTCGCGAGCCGCGCCTTCGCGCGCGCCGAGGCCGCGTCCCGCCGCGCCGCGCGGGTGCTCCGCCGGGAGGCGCTCCCGCGGGTGCTGCGCGCGTTCCCAGCGCTGTCCTCGCTCGATCTCTCCGCGTGCGCGGGCCTCGACGATGCCTCCCTCGCCGCCGCGCTTCCCGTCCCGgaccccggcgccggcgccgccgatcCGCCGCCGGGCCAGCTGCTGCTGACCGTCCGCCGGGTGCGGCTCGCGCGGGCCAGCGGGGTCGGGTGGCGCGGCCTGGAGGCGCTCGTGGCGGCGTGCCCGAGGCTCGAGGCCGTCGACCTCTCCCACTGCGTCGCCGCCGGGGACAGGGAGATGGCCGCGCTCGCCGCGGCGGCGGGGCTCAGGGAGCTCGTCATGGACAAGTGCCTCGGCGTCACCGACGTCgggctcgccaaggtcgccgtcGGATGCCCCGGCCTCCAGAGGCTCAGCGTCAAGTGGTGCCGCGAGATCTCCGACATCGGCATCGAGCTGCTCGCCAAGAAGTGCCCCCAACTGCGCAGCGTCGACATCTCCTATCTCAAGGTAGCGTCTCAACCTCAAATTTGTTGTCCCAATCTCAAATTTGTTGTCTCAAATTTGGTTAGTAGTGTCAGTAGGACTGAGGAAAAAAATTGAGATTGCTCTCATCAAATCAATTGATACTGCTTGTGACCGGACCACCTGACTTTCCAGAATTCGTAATATTCAATGATATGTGGACTGAGTACAGCGAGTGCAATGTCCAGCGAGTGAAATGCTTCAATTATAAATTGTTTGTAGGAGTCCGTTTTCATTAGAAATTATTCTTATTATTAGTGTTTGGGCCGGTTCTCTCATGAATATTTGATGCATTTTCAGCATTCCAGCTTTTCCTTGCTGGTAAAGTGTTGTTGCttcttacaacaacaacaataacaaagaATGTTTTGTCTCGACACAACGTAAATCAGAAGCTCTGTGATCAGAAATGCTTAGCACCTTGACATTGCTTGGTCAATTCTTCTTTCTATTAATTTTGGCTCTTGATGTTAGAGAATTAAAGTCCATTGGAATTCCGTTGAATAAACTTAGGTTCGGTCAACAAATTTGGTGAATAAGACTACTAAATTTCACTTAGAAGGGTATGGTTCACTCACCCATTTGAATACACAACATATACACACCTGCTATCTACCTACATTGTATATAGTATATACCTAATGTGACTTGACGGTTCTGATTGTTTCTTGTTTCGTATCCAAGAATGCTCAAATTTCTTATGACTTATTTCCCAGGTGACCAATGAATCCCTTAGATCACTCTCTACTCTTGAGAAGCTAGAGGACATAGCAATGGTCAGCTGCTTGTTTATAGATGATGATGGTCTACAAATGCTAAGTATGTGCAACTCGCTTCAGGTATAACACCTTGCAAGGATGCAGATCTTGTATGAACTTCATCATACTGTAAACTATGATGCCAGCTTTTCTTCCATGCCTCTGTGCTTACTATATTTTCAATCTCACCTGTTTTAGAGTATTGATGTATCGAGGTGTAACCATGTGTCTTCTCTGGGCTTAGCTTCACTCATAGATGGTCAAAGATTTCTCCAAAAAATAAATGTTGGACACAGTTTGCATGTGAGTACAGTTCCTTCTTTGTCTTTCTCAGAACAAATGATATGAATCCATGATTTCATTTAAGCAGTAAAATTCGCAATTCCAGTGGTTGTTCACCTTCTGCGGTTGCACTTGCAGGAGATAGAGACTTGCGTTCTGAGCAAATTATCAACAATAGGAGAAACTTTGACTGTTTTAAGACTCGATGGCCTTGAAATCTTTGCCTCAAATCTTCAGGCAATTGGTTCTACCTGCAAGAATTTGGTTGAGATTGGGCTTAGCAAATGCAATGGTGTTACAGATGATGGTATTGTTTCACTAGTTGCTCATTGCTGTGACTTAAGGACTATCGACGTGACATGCTGCCATCTTCTTACAAATGATGCCCTTGCTGCAATTGCCGAGAACTGTAGAAAGATTGAATGCCTTCGACTGGAATCCTGCCCTTTTATAAGTGAGAAGGGACTAGAGCGAATCGCAACCCTCTGTTCCCACCTTAAGGAGATTGACCTCACTGACTGTCGTATTAATGATGCAGGTAACTGAAAAATAGCTGTGCCATATTTTTTTATAGGAAAAGTTCATTCCTAAATTTGAGCTCATCATTTCAAAATCCACATTTTCAGCTTTGCAGCACTTGGCAAGTTGCTCGGAATTGCTGATCTTGAAGCTTGGCCTCTGCTCTAGCATTTCTGATGGAGGCCTTGTTTATATTAGTTCAAACTGTGGAAAGCTTGTGGAACTTGATCTATACCGGTAATCAATGTTTATATTTATgctttagaaattatttattgatTAATCATTGGTCTCTAAACTAAAGCATGCTGTTTATCTTTCCCACAGTTGTAGTGCTATTACTGATGATGGGCTGGCAGCTGTAGCTAGTGGCTGCAAGAAGATCAGGATGCTAAACTTATGCTATTGCACCCAAATCACCGATGCTGGTTTGAAGCATGTAAGCGCTTTGGAAGAACTCACAAACCTGGAGCTGAGATGCCTGGTGCGCATCACAGGCATCGGGATCACCTCCATCGCCATTGGTTGCACAAGCCTGATAGAACTGGACCTTAAACGCTGTTACTCTGTGGATGATGCTGGCCTGTGGGCTCTTTCAAGATACTCCCAGAACCTTAGACAAGTAAAGAACTCAACAACGTCATCTTCTCCTTTTGTAATTTGTGAAGCATCAGGGACATTACAGGTTGCTGTCCGGCTTGTTTGCAGCTTACTATCTCCTACTGTCAAGTCACTGGCCTGGGCCTTTGCCATCTGCTGGGCTCATTGAGGTGCCTCCAGGACGTGAAGATGGTTCACCTCTCCTGGGTCTCCATTGAAGGGTTTGAGATGGCGCTGCGAGCGGCGTGTGGGAGGCTGAAGAAGCTGAAGCTGCTGGGTGGGTTGAGGTCTGTGCTCTCCACCGAGCTGCTCCAGATGCTGCAGGCCTGTGGCTGCCGTGTCCGCTGGGTCGACAAGCCACTCGTCTACAAGGGATGAGCTTGAACTGGCCTATCAAATCAAGGAGACAGGCATCCTTGAGATCAGTAACAGTGCCCAGCTGAGACCGCGTGGCAAGCGCGGAGAGCACCTCTCAAACAGTGCCCAGCTGAGACTGTAGAAGATCATGTAGCTGAGACTGATGGTGTCTATAACCTGTCCTTCAATACAGTGTGCAAACTTTCAGAGTTCCCACATTATGATTACTGTCCATTTTCGGAACTCGTCTCTAACTGGCATTTTTGGCCTGAACTTTGTAAGATCACCTGCATCTGAAGTCAAAGTTTACCCCCATTTTGGTCCATTTCTTGCCTGAATATTTGCAAACAGTCCCCAAAATTTTCTAATTAGATCCCTAAACTGAATCGTATTTATTTTTACTGCAGATAGCCTCTCATATTTACAACCAACACTCTGGTTGGAATCACAACTAATAATCGCAACCCAATAATTAAAATATTGCCCCTGCTTATTTACAAACATCACGGACAACCAAACAGCAAACATTCAGCATTCTCAAGTCCAAGAATCACAATTGTTCACTGAATTCTTTTATCTAAAATGTAATCCTGAAGTACTGCTAATACACAACATAACAGTAGTCGTTCCTTCAAGCCTCAGCAACAAACGCAGATGTTTCTGCTCTTCCTGCGATGGCTGACGATACAACAATCTGCACTAATCTGGATTCTAGCCTGAAGTCATAAGTAAGTAAAAGTTATCTATACTATCAATACTCCCTATCAATCTTCTTCCTTTCTGTATTTTTGGGGTTCATCTGTTAGTCCAACCGGTTgtcagtgtcatcctcatcctctgcaAGCTTGTCGATCAGCATCTCCATCGCCTCGATGTACCTCGGCATGTAATGGTCTCTGATCATGGTTCTCGCCAGCCGGATCTTGCCATACATCCTGCAAGGGGTCTCATAGATGGCAACTACCTCATTCTGGTGGCATTGCTCGCCGGTGCTCGGCCCTTCTGGTGCTGGTAGCTCAACCATGTGCATGATTCTGCCCGGAGGGTACAGCTGGTGAGGCTCCGGGGAGGCCATTTGCGATGATCGCAAGGCCTTCAGAAGCTGATCCATGTGTTCTTCGTCTGTTGCTTTCTCCTCTGGGTCAATCTCCACAGCATCTGATCTCTCACGGTTGAGTTCTCCAGGACAGCATGAGGCTGGTTCTACTGCAATTGTTGGCTTCTCAGTGTTTTGTTCAGTTCCTCTGTATGCAGACATCAATGCTGGAATGCCCTGAGTGGGGTTCACCAGAGACTCCAGGATTTGGGTATTAACAGCGACAGATGACCAGCGGGACAGTGCAGAGTGCTTCTGCACAGCAGCACGCACATTTGCGGAAAGGTTCAACTCATCCTGGGATGGCATGAGGAATCAATTCAGCGTATTACAAATAAAAACATCATAGAATGTATTTAGGAgactccacatcaatatgacagTAATACAATGAGTTTCTTCAAAGAACATGGTGTTTAGGGTTTACCATAGGAGTGTTGTCAGACCCTGTGTTGGATACAAAGGGAATGTGGGATCGCATGAAATTCACAGAGCTATTTACAAAACCCAAGATTCTTGTTTGCTGAATTTGTTCTTGGAGGTCTGGAGCCCATGACGATGCCATAACCTGCATAAGATTTTAAGACAACTTAAAGGCTATTAATTAATGGGAGAAAGTGTGTTTCATAGTTCCAGACGTCACTACTACTTGAAACTCAGTAAACACGGGGTACCTCTAACCTCTCTGCGAAGGTTGGCAGCTGAAGCTTTGCCGAAAGATGGCACCATGTCGTTTTTGTTGACAACAGAGGTAACGAAGTCTTTGCCTGACTCAGCCAAGTCCCAGGTCATGCAAGCAGCTGGACAGGAGCACTTCAAAGTGTTAGAATACCATAGGAGCACATCTAATAACAGGTGTTTATATGGCACATCTTGCAACCAGATACCAAGAAAAGGGGAATGTGACAGCTTTGTTGTGGAAACTTATGATTGCTCCTACATAGTACTCTGTTTTAGATTAGCTACTTTTATATTTCAAAACTAAGAAATTATATCAGTGTAAAGTGTTGACAAGAATCCATGTTCTAAAGTTAGCATGCCATGATTTTTtatcttttactttttttttttgttgatacTGATGTGTTTGATAGCCAAATCTTCGTTTCTACTTGGATTATGTACCTGGTCCAAACGCAATACATGAGGCTGATGATAACTTATTGTCCTCGCGTAGCATGTATGTTAATATCGCAGCAATCCCAGCTCCCATTGAATGCCCAATGATCTAAAATTAGATTAAAATAGTGCAGTTCTGTTAGCCAGAAGCAAATTCGAAGCATTACTTATTTACTTTAGCATCAGATATGCAGTATTTTCAATCGAATTTTCCTAATATTGATTGCTTAAGAGGACAAACAGACACATTATTactcatattatttttttttgaaacggatTATTACTCATATTAGGGTCACTGAGTTCCTTGTAAACTAAACAACCATACTAGGTGATTATTTTTTTCGGTTAACCAAAATAAATCATAATAACATGTGTTGTTTGACAACATAAATTAAATCCCACGCGCATCTTTTATGGTGTACACTGATAGGATCAGAAAAGAGTGTTAAATTACCTTAACTCTGTAGTTTGGGAATTGTTCGACTGCTTTGCTTAAGCATGGAATGGCCTGATCTGCAATCCAACGAGCGGCAGCAACCATTCCACAATGCACATGTCCAGACACTAAATTGGATCTACGTCCATCTTGTAATAATACTGAATGATGGAATGGAACTTCTGCAGCAGTTGCGGCTGTCAGACGATCCTTAGTGCTGGTCGCTCCCCGAATGAAAAGGAGGAAGGATTTGGTACTTTCATCACGGACAACCGTGAATGCAGGCTTCATAAACTGAATAGAATCACAAAGTTCTATGAGGTATCTCCACTTGCAACGTATGCTGTAGAACATCAGCTGGCTCAGGGTAATACAAACCTGTGACTTCGACTTCCTTATGAGAATATCACTCTGTCCATAACCACCAAACTCTAGGAACACTTCATATGGCTTCTTGGAGAAGAACATGCAGAGTCTGAGGTATCTGAGAAGTCCAATCAGCTCCTGCCTTACTCCAGGACCATCCAGGGGCACACAATTGCTGCCAGTGTACTCATGCTGCAGATTGCCCTGGAAATAAACACTAATGAGAGAATGCTTTTCagtattttttttttgaggaaacgaATGCTTTTCAGTATCATGCATAAAAAAATGTTACAAAGCAGATGGCCAAAATCATGAGTTTTCACTAACAAACCAAATGGTGATTCTTTACATCTCACCAGAGATTTAACAACATTTTAGTCCCTTTCCAGAAAACTGTCAGATGGACAATCAGCCAATAAAACTGCATTTTTCTGTAAGTAAAAAATTGGGAAGGCTTGTATTAGATTTGACAAGTTCAATAGTAGAAATTGGAGTGAGAAGCAAAGCTAGAGAGGGTAATTGGTCAGAAATCCTAATTATCCTGAATTCTTTAGAGCTGTCAATGCAATAAGTTAACTGACAGAACCACGGCCGGGCCTAAGGGCCGGCAAGCGGGGCGGCCGCCCTAGGCCCCCAATCCCACAGGCCCCACCCCATGTATACAGTTAGTACGTAGTTGTATCAGTATAAGGCTTGTTTGGCTCGTTAAGGCCCACGGCAGCCTAGCAGATTGGCGTTCGCGATTTGTTTGTCGACTCTGCGACTGCGACTTCTCATCTCGGAACCAAATTGCAAATCCCGATCACAATGCAGCAACTGCGACGCGATCATTCAACTCAACGACAGCGCCACGGCGGGCGGCCAACTCGGAGTAAGACTTCAACGAGACGTACGTACCTTTCGTATGAACTAGGTATGCACTAATATCCGAACTCCCCCAAACCACCCCCAATGGGCTATGCTAGCTTCTGGACGTCTGGACAGGACGCCCGCGCAGCCTGCCCCCGTGCACTGATGTTGATTTTTATTCCCGCCCCACACGCGCACCCCGCCCTGTGGCAGCACCCACGCGTCCAGACGACTCGCCTCGCCCCAACAGCACGGCCTGTCCGCCTGGATTCGAAGCCGCCCGCCTCGTCCCGCACGACCACCCCGCCCCCGTTGTGACCCGACCGCCGGCCTCCAGCTCGTCACAGCCCATTCTCCAACACCCGTGCAGGCCCGGTCCTGTCAATTTATAGGCCTGGAGCGAAGCTAGAAAAATAGCCCTTTAATACAACTCTAATGATATAATGCCGTTTCTAATAAGTGTATTGCTAAAATAAGCATTCTTATCAAATAAGTTATACATTTTACTTTAAAATTTTCTTCTAACATTTATTGATGCGAAGTCATTGATGATGGCATCAATATCAATTTCATCTAATAATTTCTTCTCAATGCGTAAGTTGCCAAACCATTTAATCTTTCTTGACACGTTACAGACCTCAAATAATAAGTTCACTATTTAGAAATTATTACTATGTAATGTATGAAAATTATGTCATACTAGATTCAATTCAACACTATACGGATTCCTAAATCCCTGAATTCTTACCAAGTTGAGAACTAGATTATTGGCTGCCCTAGCTACACCGAAACTCCATAAGGATTCCTAAATCCCTGTATATTATAAAGAAAAAGATTGGGGACAACCGGACAAGAGCAAATTAAATCTTGATTAAACATATATACTTGGCATACATCAAATCATCAATCGAAGGAGAGCAATTGGGTACCTCCGTGCAAGCAATAATTGGGAGTAATTGGACGGAGAGTGGGCTGGGCGCAGCGGGGAAGAAATAGCGGCCGCGCGGC
This sequence is a window from Miscanthus floridulus cultivar M001 chromosome 10, ASM1932011v1, whole genome shotgun sequence. Protein-coding genes within it:
- the LOC136487381 gene encoding uncharacterized protein, with the translated sequence MGAKRVASAAGTAALVYVALSGRLSPASGDDADAVRRRRRSAEEGEAERWPERAPTSWREAVAVLSRTVGFAYAETLGKWPLGDIAFGINHYMRIQGNLQHEYTGSNCVPLDGPGVRQELIGLLRYLRLCMFFSKKPYEVFLEFGGYGQSDILIRKSKSQFMKPAFTVVRDESTKSFLLFIRGATSTKDRLTAATAAEVPFHHSVLLQDGRRSNLVSGHVHCGMVAAARWIADQAIPCLSKAVEQFPNYRVKIIGHSMGAGIAAILTYMLREDNKLSSASCIAFGPAACMTWDLAESGKDFVTSVVNKNDMVPSFGKASAANLRREVMASSWAPDLQEQIQQTRILGFVNSSVNFMRSHIPFVSNTGSDNTPMDELNLSANVRAAVQKHSALSRWSSVAVNTQILESLVNPTQGIPALMSAYRGTEQNTEKPTIAVEPASCCPGELNRERSDAVEIDPEEKATDEEHMDQLLKALRSSQMASPEPHQLYPPGRIMHMVELPAPEGPSTGEQCHQNEVVAIYETPCRMYGKIRLARTMIRDHYMPRYIEAMEMLIDKLAEDEDDTDNRLD
- the LOC136487380 gene encoding F-box/LRR-repeat protein 3-like translates to MSHDSGSSAGAGVESLSLDLLAHALAGVGDPRDRKSCRLASRAFARAEAASRRAARVLRREALPRVLRAFPALSSLDLSACAGLDDASLAAALPVPDPGAGAADPPPGQLLLTVRRVRLARASGVGWRGLEALVAACPRLEAVDLSHCVAAGDREMAALAAAAGLRELVMDKCLGVTDVGLAKVAVGCPGLQRLSVKWCREISDIGIELLAKKCPQLRSVDISYLKVTNESLRSLSTLEKLEDIAMVSCLFIDDDGLQMLSMCNSLQSIDVSRCNHVSSLGLASLIDGQRFLQKINVGHSLHEIETCVLSKLSTIGETLTVLRLDGLEIFASNLQAIGSTCKNLVEIGLSKCNGVTDDGIVSLVAHCCDLRTIDVTCCHLLTNDALAAIAENCRKIECLRLESCPFISEKGLERIATLCSHLKEIDLTDCRINDAALQHLASCSELLILKLGLCSSISDGGLVYISSNCGKLVELDLYRCSAITDDGLAAVASGCKKIRMLNLCYCTQITDAGLKHVSALEELTNLELRCLVRITGIGITSIAIGCTSLIELDLKRCYSVDDAGLWALSRYSQNLRQLTISYCQVTGLGLCHLLGSLRCLQDVKMVHLSWVSIEGFEMALRAACGRLKKLKLLGGLRSVLSTELLQMLQACGCRVRWVDKPLVYKG